From the genome of Sinanaerobacter sp. ZZT-01:
AGATGGGGGTCCGTCTAAAGAAGTAGTTGCAGACTATGTAAAGAATTTAGGGTATAACAGTATAACTTATGTGATAGCAACACATCCGGATTCAGACCATATTTCAGGTTTACCTACAGTTTTAGATGATTTTTCTGTTGAGAAATTCTATATGCCTGAAAAGGAACACACAACACAAATTTTTGAGAAAATGTTAGATTCTATTGCCTCCAATGGGTGTGAAGCAATCTATGCTCTCTCAGGTAAATCTATAATAGATACAACAGATTTAAAAATAAGTTTTGTGGGTCCTACAAAGCAGTATTCAGATAATAATGCTTCATCTGCTGTGGTAAAGCTTGTTTATAAGGGTAATTCCCTTCTGTTTACAGGAGATGCAGACTACACCGCAGAAAAAGATATGATAGCAGCAGGGTATAACCTAACTGCTGACGTTTTAAAAGTAGGTCATCATGGTAGTTCATCTTCTACTTCTGAAGTGTTTTTGAAAGCTGTAAACCCTAAAATTGCTGTTATATCTGTGGGTAAAGATAATAGTTATGGTCACCCTACTCAAGAAGTTTTGACTTTACTGAGTGAATATAAGATAGAGATATATAGGACAGATGAGGTTGGCACAGTAATATTTGAGTGTGATGGGGTTAATTACACGATTGAGCAGTTAAAATCTACTATACAAGCAAATGCCCCTCCTACACCTACTGTTGTTGAAGAAAACAATGTAAAAACAGAAACTTCTACAACCGATAATACTGCTGTTGTTTATAGGACAAAAACAGGGACAAAGTATCACAATGCCGGTTGTCCTTATTTAAAGAGTAGTATAGAAACAACTGTATCCGAAGCACAAAGTATAGGGTTAACACCTTGTTCAAGGTGTAATCCACCAAAATAAAGGAGATTATGGGTATGAAGGTGATAATTGATAGGTTTGAGGGTGAATATGCTGTTGTTGAGTTAGAAGATGGTACAATAGTAAATATGCTTAAGACCCTTATACCTGAAAATGCAAAAGAGGGTAGTATAATAACTATCTCGTGTAATGAGAATGAAACAGAGAATAGACAAGAGAATATGAAAAAGAAAATGAATTCGATTTTTAAGAAATAAGAAAATCATAATGCATATTAAATAATGCTATGGGTTTTACTATATTTTGTTTAGCACTCTTGAATTAATGGATAAG
Proteins encoded in this window:
- a CDS encoding ComEC/Rec2 family competence protein; the protein is MKLKKSVILLMTILILSFVFVGCSQGVSETSTQGVGDNSTTTENPDIVDTVGLEDTSPTISNTSSESPTTSINGVMRVHFIDVGQGDATFVELPNKETMLIDGGPSKEVVADYVKNLGYNSITYVIATHPDSDHISGLPTVLDDFSVEKFYMPEKEHTTQIFEKMLDSIASNGCEAIYALSGKSIIDTTDLKISFVGPTKQYSDNNASSAVVKLVYKGNSLLFTGDADYTAEKDMIAAGYNLTADVLKVGHHGSSSSTSEVFLKAVNPKIAVISVGKDNSYGHPTQEVLTLLSEYKIEIYRTDEVGTVIFECDGVNYTIEQLKSTIQANAPPTPTVVEENNVKTETSTTDNTAVVYRTKTGTKYHNAGCPYLKSSIETTVSEAQSIGLTPCSRCNPPK
- a CDS encoding DUF3006 domain-containing protein, giving the protein MKVIIDRFEGEYAVVELEDGTIVNMLKTLIPENAKEGSIITISCNENETENRQENMKKKMNSIFKK